From the Natrarchaeobaculum aegyptiacum genome, one window contains:
- a CDS encoding twin-arginine translocase subunit TatC: MSSVVDEDTARAFYSGRETIGALLSSAQTHLQKVFIVFVLGFMGTFWALRLYIWDFLEATAEAQMEPEVAEATDIITRTPFEVILLQAKIGLIIGGIVALPVLLYLSRDALKRRGIQPAMPVSRGYIAAFALASFSLFWIGVVYAYAVFFPFAFNFLGDVAFHAGVNPSWGITEFTEFIVLLTLSFGLAAQLPLFMGVLSYTEIVRYETFRDKWRHAVVGITVFGALFSPPDPFTLIMWALPLVALYGFSLGLAKVVANMRRRGAAELDTGVGLVKRRLLQFVGIIVAVTVAAAAFVNQDGFDQLEESVFPLLPDIVRPEGTTSLEAMAIEYGLLGDVAVGLVVAVIVGLLVLVLYTIRVLQAPVYPREGDLRAAESADDVDFETITADDVDELPATIFLEMDEETALDHSRTALQNDDREKAQAIINRYDTLQEQANEREEATDGAAGAAGDAAAAAGGSGGEESENVVSSTAAGMLNPFTEEETTEEDIGGYAYDLAFIVDSLTSKTIYIVGVFMAVLGGTFIALYRGGFGVILTQFVDRVPPEVLDELADNGADTGEVTEELIADLGLVIALHPVEVLIFMVKVSTILAIIAILPMILYWAWPPAKERGLVRGDPRVFLVWGGTLFAGFGLGLFLGFYWIAPTIISYLITDAIRNEMEVTYRINSFSWLVIYTTIGVGFLFNIIVTMAMFHVGKILHYRTMLAHWRPVTVGIFVIAAFASPKGILTMLLLAIPIALTYLLGLAILYVLTAGGRLFGGGGGGRDLETGLLGN, from the coding sequence ATGAGTTCTGTCGTCGACGAGGACACCGCCCGAGCGTTCTACAGCGGGCGGGAAACCATCGGTGCCCTCCTCTCGAGCGCCCAGACGCACCTCCAGAAGGTGTTCATCGTCTTCGTCCTCGGGTTCATGGGGACGTTCTGGGCGCTTCGGCTGTACATCTGGGACTTCCTCGAGGCGACCGCGGAGGCGCAGATGGAGCCCGAGGTCGCAGAAGCGACCGACATCATCACCCGGACGCCGTTCGAGGTGATCCTGTTACAGGCCAAAATCGGGCTCATCATCGGTGGGATCGTCGCCCTGCCGGTGTTGCTCTACCTCTCGCGAGACGCGCTCAAACGCCGCGGGATCCAGCCGGCGATGCCGGTCTCGCGTGGCTACATCGCCGCGTTCGCGCTGGCGTCGTTCTCGCTGTTCTGGATCGGCGTCGTCTACGCCTACGCCGTCTTCTTTCCGTTCGCGTTCAACTTCCTCGGCGACGTCGCCTTCCACGCGGGCGTCAATCCGAGCTGGGGGATCACCGAGTTTACCGAGTTCATCGTCCTGTTGACCCTGTCGTTCGGCCTCGCCGCACAGCTTCCGCTGTTCATGGGCGTCCTCTCGTACACCGAGATCGTCCGTTACGAAACCTTCCGGGACAAGTGGCGCCACGCCGTCGTCGGCATCACCGTCTTCGGCGCGCTGTTCTCCCCGCCGGACCCGTTCACGCTGATCATGTGGGCGCTGCCGCTGGTTGCCCTCTACGGCTTCAGCCTCGGCCTCGCGAAGGTCGTCGCCAACATGCGCCGCCGCGGCGCGGCCGAACTCGACACCGGCGTCGGCCTCGTCAAACGACGCCTCCTCCAGTTCGTCGGCATCATCGTCGCCGTCACCGTCGCTGCAGCCGCCTTCGTCAACCAGGACGGATTCGACCAGCTCGAGGAGTCGGTCTTTCCGCTGCTTCCCGACATCGTGAGGCCCGAGGGAACGACCAGCCTCGAGGCAATGGCCATCGAATACGGCCTCCTCGGTGACGTCGCCGTCGGTCTGGTCGTCGCCGTGATCGTCGGCCTGCTCGTTCTCGTACTCTACACGATCCGGGTCCTGCAAGCGCCCGTCTACCCTCGCGAGGGTGACCTCCGGGCGGCCGAGAGCGCCGACGACGTCGACTTCGAGACGATCACCGCCGACGACGTGGACGAACTCCCGGCGACGATCTTCCTCGAGATGGACGAGGAGACCGCCCTCGATCACTCCCGGACGGCACTCCAGAACGACGACCGCGAGAAAGCTCAGGCGATCATCAACCGGTACGACACACTCCAGGAACAGGCGAACGAACGCGAGGAAGCCACCGATGGCGCCGCAGGAGCCGCCGGGGACGCCGCGGCCGCCGCGGGCGGGTCGGGCGGCGAAGAGAGCGAAAACGTCGTCTCGAGTACCGCAGCCGGAATGCTCAACCCGTTCACCGAAGAGGAGACGACCGAGGAGGACATCGGCGGCTACGCCTACGACCTCGCCTTTATCGTCGACAGCCTCACCTCGAAGACGATCTACATCGTCGGGGTCTTCATGGCCGTCCTCGGGGGGACGTTCATCGCGCTCTACCGCGGCGGGTTCGGCGTGATCCTCACCCAGTTCGTCGACCGCGTGCCCCCGGAGGTGTTAGACGAACTGGCCGACAACGGTGCGGACACGGGAGAGGTAACAGAGGAGTTGATCGCCGACCTCGGGCTGGTCATCGCCTTACACCCCGTCGAGGTGCTGATCTTCATGGTGAAAGTGAGTACGATCCTCGCGATCATCGCCATCCTCCCGATGATCCTCTACTGGGCGTGGCCGCCGGCGAAAGAACGTGGCCTCGTCCGTGGTGACCCCCGGGTGTTCCTCGTCTGGGGTGGGACCCTCTTCGCCGGGTTCGGCCTCGGCCTCTTCCTCGGGTTCTACTGGATCGCCCCGACGATCATCTCGTACCTGATCACCGACGCCATCCGCAACGAGATGGAAGTAACCTACCGGATCAACAGCTTCTCCTGGCTCGTGATCTACACCACCATCGGCGTCGGCTTCCTCTTCAACATCATCGTCACGATGGCGATGTTCCACGTCGGCAAAATCCTTCACTACCGGACGATGCTCGCCCACTGGCGGCCGGTCACCGTCGGCATCTTCGTCATCGCGGCCTTCGCCAGCCCGAAGGGCATCCTGACGATGTTGCTGCTCGCGATCCCGATCGCACTCACCTACCTGCTCGGCCTCGCGATCCTCTACGTGCTCACTGCCGGCGGCCGACTCTTCGGCGGCGGTGGCGGCGGTCGCGACCTCGAGACGGGACTGCTCGGTAACTGA
- a CDS encoding ribbon-helix-helix domain-containing protein, translating to MPKISVEIPQELLDDLDEHVGDDGKFVNRSDAIRASIRKTLDLLDEIDERHDRLETEE from the coding sequence ATGCCCAAGATCAGCGTCGAAATCCCGCAGGAACTGCTCGACGACCTCGACGAACACGTCGGCGACGACGGCAAGTTCGTCAACCGCAGCGACGCCATCCGCGCGTCGATCCGGAAAACGCTCGACCTCCTCGACGAGATCGACGAACGTCACGACCGACTCGAGACCGAAGAATAG
- a CDS encoding 23S rRNA (uridine(2552)-2'-O)-methyltransferase gives MARKDHYYNKAKQQGYRSRAAYKLKQLDDLENVIESGDTVVDLGAAPGGWLQVAAENVGPEGTVIGVDLQRIKPFDDEALNERVETVRGDMTEDRTRERVIDAAGGPVDAVVSDMAPNMSGEYSLDQARSLHLARQAFETALELLDTGGDFVVKVFQGPDVEEFRADVEEEFRYVRATSPKASRDESSEIYFVGKGRITAPVRPGDELEVEIVDVGSEGDGIASVDGYRLFVPSAEDGETVTVRVDDVKPNFGFAQRLDRD, from the coding sequence ATGGCTCGAAAAGACCACTACTACAACAAGGCGAAACAGCAGGGATACCGTTCGAGAGCGGCCTACAAGCTCAAACAGCTAGACGACCTCGAGAACGTCATCGAGAGCGGCGACACGGTCGTCGACCTCGGTGCCGCGCCGGGCGGGTGGCTGCAGGTCGCGGCCGAGAACGTCGGCCCCGAGGGGACCGTCATCGGGGTCGACCTCCAGCGGATCAAGCCCTTCGACGACGAGGCGTTGAACGAACGCGTCGAGACGGTTCGGGGTGACATGACCGAGGACCGGACTCGCGAACGGGTGATCGACGCCGCCGGTGGGCCCGTGGACGCGGTCGTCTCCGACATGGCACCCAACATGTCCGGCGAGTACTCCCTCGATCAGGCGCGCTCGCTGCACCTCGCCCGGCAGGCCTTCGAAACGGCTCTCGAATTGCTCGACACCGGCGGCGACTTCGTGGTGAAGGTCTTCCAGGGTCCCGACGTCGAGGAGTTCCGCGCGGACGTCGAAGAGGAGTTCCGCTACGTCCGGGCGACGAGCCCGAAGGCCTCCCGCGACGAATCCTCGGAGATCTACTTCGTCGGAAAAGGCCGGATCACGGCCCCCGTCCGGCCCGGCGACGAACTCGAGGTCGAGATCGTCGACGTCGGCAGCGAAGGCGACGGTATCGCCTCGGTCGACGGCTACCGGCTGTTCGTCCCCTCGGCCGAGGACGGCGAGACCGTGACGGTTCGGGTCGACGACGTCAAGCCGAACTTCGGGTTCGCACAGCGGCTGGATCGGGACTGA
- a CDS encoding DUF7127 family protein, which yields METPPELEAAASEREEITITKREYDDEQIIAVDFGPVVGEVELDVVDDTAIVVAGDRQLEFDVPPDADDVTVNDGILTIKN from the coding sequence ATGGAAACGCCACCAGAACTCGAGGCCGCCGCCAGCGAGCGAGAGGAGATCACGATCACGAAGCGCGAGTACGACGACGAGCAGATCATCGCCGTCGACTTCGGCCCGGTCGTCGGCGAGGTCGAACTCGACGTCGTCGACGACACGGCCATCGTCGTCGCCGGCGACAGGCAACTCGAGTTCGACGTGCCACCGGATGCAGACGACGTGACCGTCAACGACGGCATTCTGACGATCAAAAACTGA
- a CDS encoding glycosyltransferase — MTAPRSVVDAVVGTVGDRLERSAASLLESGRRFGRILRAVKWRSVALFLSALVPFGLLIDVMAPGTLYAIGLLGCLLLAYLVWSYYVVERAPQYGSWFGTRALAVVVVGYLGVIVWLGWLAPSPLAIVHLGAVVLIFVYYWFIAFIALFHDQLGRSKYEPHPPYPDVTVLIPAYNEEGYVGRTIQSILAADYPIDALEVIAIDDGSTDGTLAEASAYAAADDRVSVLTKENGGKYSALNYGLLFAGGDVIVTVDADSILEPDALRYIVAPFAASETIGAVASNVTIWNRDSLVTRCQQLEYTIGVNIYRRALDYFGIVMVVPGCLGAYRREVLTEVFAYDPDTLTEDFDVTMKVLRAGYRVSVSDARVYTEAPATWGDLYRQRLRWYRGNYMTILKHRSVVTDGEYGYLSRIALPFRLVEMFFLPMASVVILAYIGWLILAGYAMIVLAVFVFFTSIVFLIAALGIQIEGEDWRLLVYAPLLVVGYKQFHDALNLRCMVDVLSDREFDWTSAKRVEQYPSGETGHRPHPTASSDPAPKDPEPDGQEPA; from the coding sequence ATGACGGCACCGCGGTCGGTCGTCGACGCGGTCGTCGGTACCGTCGGTGACCGGCTCGAGCGATCTGCCGCCAGCCTCCTCGAGAGTGGCCGGCGGTTCGGTCGGATCCTCCGCGCGGTGAAGTGGCGCTCGGTCGCGCTCTTTCTGTCGGCACTGGTCCCGTTCGGGCTGTTGATCGACGTGATGGCCCCCGGGACGCTGTACGCGATCGGATTGCTCGGCTGCCTCCTGCTCGCGTACCTCGTCTGGTCGTACTACGTCGTCGAGCGCGCACCGCAGTACGGCTCCTGGTTCGGAACCCGCGCGCTCGCGGTCGTCGTGGTGGGCTACCTCGGTGTCATCGTCTGGCTCGGCTGGCTCGCCCCGTCGCCGCTCGCGATCGTTCACCTCGGGGCGGTCGTGCTGATCTTCGTCTACTACTGGTTCATCGCGTTCATCGCGCTCTTTCACGACCAGCTCGGTCGCTCGAAGTACGAACCGCACCCGCCCTACCCCGACGTGACCGTCCTGATCCCCGCCTACAACGAGGAAGGATACGTCGGCCGGACGATCCAGTCGATCCTGGCAGCCGACTATCCTATCGACGCCCTCGAGGTCATCGCGATCGACGACGGGAGCACCGACGGCACACTCGCGGAGGCGAGTGCGTACGCCGCGGCCGACGATCGGGTGTCAGTTCTCACCAAGGAAAACGGCGGCAAGTACTCCGCGCTCAACTACGGGCTGTTGTTCGCAGGCGGCGACGTGATCGTCACCGTCGACGCCGACAGCATTCTCGAACCCGACGCGCTTCGGTACATCGTCGCGCCGTTTGCCGCCTCCGAGACGATCGGTGCCGTCGCGAGCAACGTCACGATCTGGAACCGCGATTCGCTCGTCACCCGGTGTCAGCAACTCGAGTACACGATTGGGGTCAACATCTACCGGCGGGCGCTCGATTACTTCGGGATCGTGATGGTCGTGCCTGGCTGTCTGGGAGCCTATCGCAGAGAGGTGTTGACCGAGGTGTTCGCGTACGACCCGGACACGCTCACCGAGGATTTCGACGTCACGATGAAGGTGCTCCGGGCGGGCTATCGCGTCTCGGTCAGCGACGCTCGCGTCTACACGGAAGCGCCTGCGACCTGGGGGGACCTCTACCGGCAGCGACTGCGCTGGTACCGGGGCAACTACATGACTATCCTCAAGCATCGTTCGGTGGTCACCGACGGCGAGTACGGCTATCTGAGCCGAATCGCGCTCCCGTTCCGGCTGGTCGAGATGTTCTTCCTGCCGATGGCGAGCGTGGTCATCCTGGCGTACATCGGCTGGCTCATCCTCGCGGGCTACGCGATGATCGTCCTGGCAGTCTTCGTCTTCTTCACGAGCATCGTCTTCCTGATCGCCGCGCTGGGGATCCAGATCGAGGGTGAAGACTGGCGACTGCTCGTCTACGCGCCCCTGCTCGTCGTCGGCTACAAGCAGTTTCACGACGCGCTCAACCTGCGGTGTATGGTCGACGTCCTCTCCGACCGGGAGTTCGACTGGACGAGCGCAAAACGGGTCGAACAGTATCCCTCCGGTGAGACAGGCCACCGTCCCCATCCCACGGCGTCCTCGGACCCTGCTCCGAAAGACCCCGAACCCGACGGACAGGAACCCGCCTGA
- a CDS encoding DUF2334 domain-containing protein, translated as MTDTAPDRCLHCGSRSLDVDRIVEHGCGHVDSFDAFSEACPKCGRETAAEDLSAVQTVDRCRDCGVRAPVLATGSIGPLPAVSVPTLPSPDEQLNWVPARFLPDSRRSRQLFSTLLVLVVLAAGIAGAVSVTPMLQESQGDPETVETSWEEYDSIVVFRNDDIQPWYNPEAMRAVDRVFIDEEVPVTLAIIPQTGGEAPLTDDPDLCTYLRSLETDHPDQFEMALHGYTHESETDFYGGSEFGGLSESEQRERLGEGAAILDECVESPSSTFVPPMNTYDETTVEVSAAANYTTVSGGQWFTDQYYDEPNGTVFEDSGVIHVPETQSMEDWSAYAEDEYAEDGDTDDSDNGSDSNDNDGDSGDEDEAETEDAHEDVPFHDLETLTDSFDDSHADGDVHVVMLHYQYFTTDERLELLESLIQHMKGEDDVAFMTVEQLSAGLETGAIEETDDGWRVHEPIAEVTQ; from the coding sequence ATGACTGACACCGCACCCGACCGCTGTCTGCACTGTGGGTCGCGGTCGCTCGACGTCGACCGGATCGTCGAGCACGGCTGTGGGCACGTCGATTCGTTCGACGCGTTCTCCGAGGCCTGTCCGAAGTGCGGCCGTGAGACGGCGGCGGAAGACCTCTCGGCAGTGCAGACGGTCGACCGCTGTCGTGACTGCGGCGTGCGTGCTCCCGTTCTCGCGACCGGATCGATCGGGCCGCTCCCTGCGGTCTCGGTCCCGACGCTCCCGTCGCCCGACGAGCAACTGAACTGGGTCCCGGCGCGATTCCTTCCGGACTCCCGTCGCTCACGCCAGCTGTTCAGCACTCTGCTCGTGCTCGTCGTCCTCGCTGCAGGCATCGCTGGGGCAGTGTCGGTCACGCCGATGTTACAGGAGAGTCAGGGCGATCCGGAGACGGTAGAGACGAGCTGGGAGGAGTACGACTCGATCGTCGTCTTCAGGAACGACGACATCCAGCCCTGGTACAACCCCGAGGCGATGCGAGCAGTCGATCGGGTCTTCATCGACGAGGAGGTACCGGTCACCCTCGCGATCATCCCACAGACGGGCGGCGAGGCACCGCTCACCGACGACCCTGACCTCTGTACGTACCTGCGCTCGCTCGAGACCGATCACCCCGACCAGTTCGAGATGGCCCTGCACGGCTACACGCACGAGTCGGAGACCGATTTCTACGGCGGAAGCGAGTTCGGTGGGCTCTCCGAATCCGAGCAACGCGAGCGACTGGGCGAGGGGGCGGCTATCCTCGACGAGTGCGTCGAATCGCCCTCGTCGACGTTCGTTCCGCCGATGAACACCTACGACGAGACGACGGTCGAGGTGAGCGCGGCGGCGAACTACACGACCGTCTCCGGTGGCCAGTGGTTCACAGACCAGTACTACGACGAGCCGAACGGCACCGTCTTCGAGGACAGTGGTGTGATTCACGTTCCCGAGACCCAGTCGATGGAAGACTGGAGCGCCTACGCGGAGGACGAATACGCCGAAGATGGCGACACCGATGACAGCGACAACGGTAGCGACAGCAACGACAATGACGGCGACAGCGGTGACGAGGACGAGGCCGAAACCGAGGACGCCCACGAGGACGTCCCCTTCCACGACCTCGAGACGCTGACCGACTCGTTCGACGACTCCCACGCCGACGGGGACGTCCACGTCGTCATGTTACACTACCAGTACTTCACGACCGACGAGCGGCTCGAGCTCCTCGAGTCGCTGATCCAGCACATGAAAGGCGAAGACGACGTCGCCTTCATGACGGTCGAACAGCTCTCGGCCGGCCTCGAGACGGGTGCGATCGAGGAGACCGACGACGGCTGGCGCGTTCACGAGCCGATCGCCGAGGTGACCCAATGA
- a CDS encoding winged helix-turn-helix transcriptional regulator produces MEREPDPAQTTAGSILGTKWKPRVLLALATEGRLGFGDLQTELEGISNKVLSDDLSALREHGVVSRDVVQEQPRRVEYELTAAGRELVEILESMAAWDAAYVEGTGSPTVLLAEDDDRLRTLYSLWLESDYDVVTAAEGRDALRRLDDAIDVAVLDRTLPTLPGEEVARTISSLASGTAVALLSSAQVSPADVTLPADRILEKPVTKTALCDAVDELQRLADASPLAREIDARRHRLAFVERHLGSSVTTTESYRQVSAELDALEARREQARDEREPWRRLLGHQRDPVEGDSTPGTDVGVGGDGSGSATGSATRDGEDSDDDSTDPRVTNRNNQSTHESASRGGEHPDY; encoded by the coding sequence ATGGAACGAGAGCCGGATCCGGCACAGACGACGGCAGGGTCGATCCTGGGAACGAAGTGGAAACCGCGGGTGCTCCTCGCGCTCGCGACCGAGGGGCGACTCGGGTTCGGCGACCTGCAGACCGAACTCGAGGGCATCTCGAACAAGGTGCTTTCGGACGACCTGTCTGCCCTCCGCGAGCACGGCGTCGTCTCGCGGGACGTCGTCCAGGAACAGCCCAGACGCGTCGAGTACGAACTGACGGCGGCCGGTCGGGAACTGGTCGAGATCCTCGAGTCGATGGCCGCGTGGGACGCAGCCTACGTCGAGGGAACCGGCTCGCCGACGGTGCTCCTGGCGGAGGACGACGATCGGTTGCGCACGCTCTACTCGCTGTGGCTCGAGTCCGATTACGACGTCGTGACCGCCGCGGAGGGCCGCGACGCGTTACGCCGCCTCGACGACGCGATCGACGTGGCAGTACTCGACCGGACGCTGCCGACACTCCCGGGCGAGGAAGTCGCGCGAACGATCTCGAGTCTCGCGAGCGGGACGGCCGTCGCGCTCCTGTCGTCCGCGCAGGTCTCGCCGGCGGACGTCACGCTCCCTGCCGATCGGATACTGGAAAAGCCGGTGACGAAGACGGCGCTTTGCGACGCCGTCGACGAACTCCAGCGGCTCGCCGACGCGTCCCCGCTGGCCCGTGAGATCGACGCACGACGCCACAGGCTGGCGTTCGTCGAGCGTCACCTCGGGTCCAGCGTCACCACGACCGAGTCCTACCGACAGGTCAGCGCGGAACTGGATGCACTCGAGGCCAGGCGGGAACAGGCTCGCGACGAGCGCGAGCCCTGGCGACGGTTGCTGGGCCACCAGCGCGATCCGGTGGAGGGCGATTCGACGCCGGGTACGGACGTCGGTGTCGGCGGTGACGGCAGCGGCAGTGCCACCGGGAGTGCCACCCGCGACGGCGAAGATAGTGACGACGATTCAACCGATCCACGCGTTACCAACAGAAACAACCAGAGCACACACGAATCGGCCTCTCGAGGGGGTGAACACCCCGATTATTAA
- a CDS encoding response regulator — protein sequence MGGMDSVSESGSGSSLRLLLVEDQELESRLYRTMLQQYVGDGKGGSGRSSRDVTVETAGDLTSARSSLEDASDPFDLVILDLNLPDSSGLDTLEAVLEAAPERPVVVLTGTDDTRLGQRALERGAQDYLVKSHVTPRLLAQTATYAIERRQRTALLERQRRELAVLHWLVYHGIRDDAGVILGWAAELEPATPAEERIVSQLVDAGEHIVELTDSVDLAVTTIEESNPALRSVDLGTVLEEERERVEARRDDVRVTIDRPEGPIPVRADENLNILVRSVLSAVDGVEETGNERTLPVSVSVPDPNADRVEVAVVDDVTAVPVGSLDTATDEVAQNVDATVRLHVVKQFVERYDGSVELTGREDGRTAIVVSLPLASAGES from the coding sequence ATGGGTGGGATGGATTCCGTTTCCGAGTCGGGTTCCGGTAGTTCGCTGCGGCTGTTACTCGTCGAAGACCAGGAGCTCGAGTCGCGGCTCTACCGAACGATGCTCCAGCAGTACGTTGGGGACGGGAAAGGCGGTTCGGGAAGGTCAAGCCGGGACGTAACGGTCGAGACGGCGGGTGACCTGACGAGTGCGCGCTCGAGCCTCGAGGACGCGAGCGATCCGTTCGACCTCGTGATACTCGATCTGAACCTGCCGGACTCCTCCGGGCTCGACACGCTCGAGGCGGTGCTCGAGGCGGCTCCGGAGCGACCGGTCGTCGTGCTGACCGGGACTGACGATACACGCCTCGGGCAGCGCGCGCTCGAGCGGGGAGCGCAGGATTACCTGGTCAAATCGCACGTCACGCCACGGTTGCTGGCCCAGACGGCAACCTACGCGATCGAGCGGCGACAGCGAACCGCGCTACTCGAACGCCAGCGCCGTGAACTCGCGGTGTTGCACTGGCTGGTCTACCACGGGATCAGGGACGACGCCGGCGTCATCCTCGGCTGGGCAGCCGAACTCGAGCCGGCCACGCCCGCAGAAGAACGGATCGTCTCACAGCTCGTCGACGCTGGCGAGCACATCGTCGAACTCACCGACTCCGTCGATCTGGCGGTTACCACGATCGAAGAGTCGAATCCGGCGCTCCGATCGGTCGATCTGGGGACGGTCCTCGAGGAAGAACGCGAACGAGTCGAAGCGCGACGCGACGACGTTCGCGTGACGATCGATCGGCCGGAGGGGCCGATCCCGGTGCGCGCAGACGAGAATCTCAACATCCTCGTTCGAAGCGTGCTGTCGGCGGTGGACGGCGTCGAAGAGACCGGCAACGAGCGCACCCTTCCGGTCTCGGTCTCGGTCCCGGACCCGAACGCAGATCGGGTCGAGGTCGCTGTCGTCGATGACGTCACCGCCGTACCGGTGGGCAGTCTGGACACAGCGACGGACGAAGTCGCCCAGAACGTGGATGCCACCGTCCGCCTGCACGTCGTCAAGCAGTTCGTCGAGCGATACGACGGGAGCGTGGAACTCACCGGACGGGAAGACGGACGGACCGCGATCGTCGTCTCCCTGCCGCTCGCGTCCGCTGGCGAATCGTGA
- a CDS encoding response regulator gives MRTEADEPGQVLYVDDDETLLELTAATLETTSLSVETESDPTRALERVRDGSYDCLVTDYEMPGLSGIELLESVRDVGEDLPVILFTATGSEAVASEAFAAGATGYVTKGRGTDQFELLRNQIRKAVVQHRTRRELERKTAAMDEAPVGITITDPGREDNPLIYVNQQFERLTGYPREEILGRNCRFLQGERTEQGPVDEMRAAIDAREPVSVVLRNYRRDGTMFWNEVTIAPIGETGDGSSDDDHGSSEGDDAGSHYFVGFQRDVTRRKMAEDRLRRQNERLEEFSGTVSHDLRGPLTVASGYLELARDEIDGEIPHVEAIQTAHERMGSLIDDLLERARAGTIVDDVEPVSLAEALETAWHPPPTVEATLNVAVDEDVTVPADETRLVQLLENLFGNAVEHGATVSSVEESGGETGDVTAAHVEAGDDDERENGDESERGHAGSPRVTVTAGLLEDGFYVEDDGPGIDPESREQVFESGYTTGSDGFGLGLQLVRDVVDAHGWEIGILEAAGGGSRFEISQIDGIRGR, from the coding sequence ATGCGTACCGAGGCCGACGAGCCCGGTCAAGTCCTCTACGTCGACGACGACGAGACACTGCTCGAGCTGACGGCTGCGACCCTCGAGACGACGTCGCTATCCGTCGAAACGGAGTCCGATCCGACCAGGGCACTCGAGCGCGTCCGCGACGGCTCGTACGACTGTCTGGTTACCGACTACGAGATGCCGGGACTGTCGGGGATCGAGCTGCTCGAATCAGTGCGCGACGTTGGCGAGGACCTGCCGGTGATACTGTTTACCGCCACCGGATCGGAAGCAGTCGCCAGCGAGGCGTTCGCTGCCGGCGCGACGGGATACGTCACGAAAGGGCGTGGCACCGACCAGTTCGAGCTTCTCAGGAACCAGATTCGGAAGGCGGTCGTCCAGCACCGGACGCGACGCGAACTCGAGCGCAAAACCGCGGCGATGGACGAAGCGCCGGTCGGGATCACGATCACCGATCCCGGTCGGGAGGACAACCCGTTGATCTACGTCAACCAGCAGTTCGAACGCCTGACGGGCTATCCGCGCGAGGAGATTCTGGGACGAAACTGTCGGTTCCTGCAGGGTGAACGAACCGAACAGGGACCCGTCGACGAGATGCGGGCGGCGATCGATGCCCGCGAACCGGTGAGCGTCGTGCTCAGGAACTACCGGCGAGACGGAACGATGTTCTGGAACGAGGTAACGATCGCGCCGATCGGAGAGACGGGCGACGGGAGCAGCGACGACGACCACGGGAGTTCGGAAGGTGACGACGCCGGGAGCCACTACTTCGTCGGATTCCAGCGCGACGTCACCCGTCGGAAAATGGCGGAAGATCGCCTCAGACGACAGAACGAACGCCTCGAGGAGTTCTCCGGTACCGTCTCCCACGACCTTCGCGGGCCGTTGACCGTCGCGAGTGGCTACCTCGAGCTGGCTCGAGACGAAATCGACGGCGAGATCCCACACGTCGAAGCGATCCAGACAGCCCACGAGCGAATGGGGTCGCTGATCGACGACCTGTTAGAACGGGCCCGGGCGGGAACGATCGTCGACGACGTCGAACCGGTCTCGCTGGCCGAGGCCCTCGAGACGGCCTGGCACCCACCGCCGACGGTCGAAGCGACGCTGAACGTCGCGGTCGACGAGGACGTGACGGTTCCGGCCGACGAGACTCGACTCGTACAGTTACTCGAGAACCTCTTCGGGAACGCCGTCGAACACGGAGCGACGGTGAGCAGCGTCGAGGAGTCGGGGGGCGAAACCGGAGACGTGACAGCGGCTCACGTCGAGGCCGGAGACGACGACGAGCGCGAGAATGGCGACGAATCCGAGCGCGGGCACGCCGGGAGCCCACGCGTAACCGTCACCGCCGGACTGCTCGAGGACGGGTTCTACGTCGAAGACGACGGCCCGGGGATCGACCCGGAGTCCCGGGAACAGGTGTTCGAATCGGGCTACACGACCGGTTCCGACGGGTTTGGGCTCGGCCTGCAACTCGTGAGAGACGTTGTCGACGCCCACGGGTGGGAGATCGGCATCCTGGAGGCCGCAGGCGGTGGTTCCCGGTTCGAGATCAGCCAGATCGACGGGATCAGAGGACGGTAA